A portion of the Eulemur rufifrons isolate Redbay chromosome 30, OSU_ERuf_1, whole genome shotgun sequence genome contains these proteins:
- the USP26 gene encoding ubiquitin carboxyl-terminal hydrolase 26 — protein MATLTVHGYVQIWSTKTGMSKSKEAFIETVKGKKIVKLLLYFNTGEIKSFQLSNNIKNVVLRSYGEKQNHLHLTFQNNNFLFIERLSFTDAENLKTLLDRIHENKSQPHGRPRKHKGILASTTTQKEIHPTSFHKVNKKSRGGSYETGKGSETPALQKKPLFTSKSSMPICKGFLENLLRRRKQTVSSGSEMKENFLKENSVGKKESKMNPLKYVSHNREKQFKSKELKENKKLELESLFTTNSTGNPYLYSTGLQTLVEKIFLAFLLEPDCNEYGLEWDDFRMSLDLHPDKLWQGLPNLGNTCYMNAALQCLFSIPSFADDLLNQGFPWGEMPLGALSMCLAQLLILKDVYNIKVKEKLLVNIKKAISAAAEIFSDNVQNDAHEFLGHCLDQLKENSGKINTILKTKGESEEENSPHQVCAGDAVTEVLVCPVISNFEFELLCSIVCKACGQVVLKTELCNYLSVNVPQGPKALPLSIQSTFDLFFEAEELEYNCEKCKHKTSVAVNKFSRLPRVLIVHLKRYRFNEFWSLRKNDQEVVISKCLNLSSHCNKSTKPPLPPSRKARIRDFQVLKFFQNMNSGTISSLRHSIKLTLESKNSLAVHMRSDKESEPQKYQRVLKGTSRKQWQKALGKNSKLNVTQSDEALIEKELLVGSMMYLEDNLSLIHRDGGKFTSSSMCVAVGKVTKPTENFYQNEKIRIPEGSREVAKQTQQCYGRRICEKASQQALPQSFPKPDAQGHTKNCRRPTELNLKDDNVKYQDALGSKKNSRKKHILDKKTESKAKEPKRNAHKEDLPIYRLIGIVSHIGRTSRSGHYISDAYDFERQAWFTYNDTQVSYIQEALMREVRLCTGYVFFYMHNKIFEELSKRAENSRLRSNEAGKTPQEE, from the coding sequence aTGGCTACCTTAACTGTACATGGTTATGTCCAAATATGGAGCACGAAAACTGGTATGTCTAAGTCAAAAGAAGCATTCATTGAAACagtgaaaggaaagaagatagtTAAACTGCTTCTTTATTTCAACACTGgagaaattaaaagttttcaGCTTAGCAATAATATTAAAAACGTGGTCCTTAGAtcctatggagaaaaacaaaatcacctgCATTTAACTTTCCAAAATAATAACTTCTTGTTTATTGAAAGATTATCCTTTACAGATGCTGAAAACTTGAAGACACTCCTGGACAGAATCCATGAAAACAAGAGTCAACCACACGGGAGACCTCGTAAGCATAAGGGTATCTTAGCCAGCACAACAACACAGAAGGAAATCCACCCAACTTCATTTCACAAAGTTAATAAGAAATCAAGAGGTGGATCTTATGAGACAGGAAAAGGTAGTGAAACACCTGCCCTTCAGAAGAAACCTTTGTTTACATCAAAATCATCAATGCCTATTTGCAAAGGGTTTTTAGAGAATCTACTTAGGAGGAGGAAACAAACGGTATCGTCTggttcagaaatgaaagagaacttCCTGAAAGAAAACTCCGTAGGAAAGAAGGAATCCAAGATGAATCCCTTGAAATATGTAAGCCACAATCGGGAGAAACAATTCAAGTCAAAGGAgttaaaagagaataagaaattgGAATTGGAATCTTTATTTACGACCAACTCTACTGGAAACCCTTACCTATATTCCACTGGTCTCCAAACTCtggttgagaaaatatttttggcatttctTTTGGAACCAGATTGTAATGAGTATGGCCTAGAGTGGGATGATTTCAGGATGTCCCTTGACTTACACCCAGATAAGCTATGGCAAGGCCTCCCCAATCTGGGAAACACCTGTTATATGAATGCAGCCTTACAGTGTCTATTTTCAATTCCATCATTTGCTGATGATTTACTTAATCAGGGTTTCCCATGGGGTGAAATGCCCCTGGGTGCCCTTAGCATGTGCTTGGCACAGCTGCTCATTTTGAAGGATGTTTATAACATAAAAGTCAAGGAGAAGTTACTTGTGAATATTAAAAAAGCCATCTCAGCAGCTGCAGAGATATTCTCTGACAATGTACAGAATGATGCTCATGAGTTTTTAGGTCATTGTTTAGATCAGCTGAaagagaactcaggaaaaataaacacaattttgaAGACTAAAGGTGAATCTGAGGAAGAAAATTCCCCTCACCAAGTTTGTGCTGGTGATGCTGTCACTGAAGTGCTTGTTTGTCCTGTCATCAGTAATTTTGAGTTTGAGTTGTTGTGCTCTATTGTTTGTAAAGCTTGCGGTCAGGTTGTTCTCAAGACAGAACTGTGCAATTATCTCTCTGTCAACGTCCCTCAAGGACCAAAAGCACTTCCTTTGTCTATTCAATCTACTTTTGATCTTTTCTTTGAAGCAGAAGAGCTTGAGTATAATTGTGAGAAGTGTAAGCACAAGACTTCTGTTGCAGTGAACAAATTCAGTAGGCTTCCCAGGGTCCTTATTGTCCATCTGAAACGTTATAGGTTTAATGAGTTCTGGTCCCTAAGAAAGAATGACCAGGAAGTCGTTATCTCCAAATGTTTAAACTTGTCTTCTCATTGCAACAAAAGCACTAAACCACCTCTTCCCCCAAGCAGGAAAGCACGTATTAGGGATTTCcaagtattaaaattttttcaaaacatgAATTCTGGAACCATCAGCTCATTAAGACATTCAATTAAGTTGACCTTGGAATCCAAGAATTCCCTGGCAGTACACATGAGATCAGACAAGGAGTCAGAACCACAAAAATACCAGAGAGTTCTTAAAGGGACAAGCAGAAAACAATGGCAAAAAGCCCTGGGGAAAAATTCTAAACTGAACGTAACACAGTCAGATGAGGCACTCATTGAAAAAGAGCTCTTAGTTGGCTCAATGATGTATCTAGAAGATAACCTTTCTCTGATCCACAGAGATGGAGGTAAATTCACCAGTAGCAGTATGTGTGTAGCTGTTGGTAAGGTCACTAAGCCTactgaaaatttttatcaaaatgaaaaaattagaattccAGAAGGATCCCGAGAAGTGGCGAAACAGACCCAGCAGTGTTACGGCAGGAGAATCTGTGAAAAAGCTTCTCAGCAAGCACTGCCTCAAAGCTTTCCAAAGCCAGATGCCCAGGGACACACAAAGAACTGCAGAAGACCCACGGAATTAAATCTCAAGGATGATAATGTGAAGTACCAGGATGCATTGGGTTCTAAAAAGAACTCtagaaagaaacacattttagatAAGAAGACAGAATCTAAAGCCAAGGAACCCAAAAGAAATGCTCATAAGGAAGATCTTCCTATCTATCGGCTCATTGGTATTGTCAGCCATATTGGTAGAACCTCAAGATCAGGCCATTATATCAGCGATGCCTATGACTTTGAGAGGCAGGCCTGGTTCACTTACAATGATACACAGGTGTCATATATCCAAGAGGCCCTGATGCGGGAGGTGAGGCTTTGTACCGGGTACGTCTTCTTTTACATGCATAACAAAATCTTTGAAGAACTATCGAAAAGGGCAGAAAACTCCCGGCTTCGTAGCAATGAGGCAGGGAAGACCCCTCAGGAGGAATAA